Genomic window (Culex pipiens pallens isolate TS chromosome 3, TS_CPP_V2, whole genome shotgun sequence):
gtttgggtttgggtttgggtttgggtttgggtttgggtttgggtttgggtttgggtttgggtttgggtttgggtttgggtttgggtttgggtttgggtttgggtttgggtttgggtttgggtttgggtttgggtttgggtttgggtttgggtttgggtttgggtttgggtttgggtttgggtttgggtttgggtttgggtttgggtttgggtttgggtttgggtttgggtttgggtttgggtttgggtttgggtttgggtttgggtttgggtttgggtttgggtttgggtttgggtttgggtttgggtttgggtttgggtttgggtttgggtttgggtttgggtttgggtttgggtttgggtttgggtttgggtttgggtttgggtttgggtttgggtttgggtttgggtttgggtttgggtttgggtttgggtttgggtttgggtttgggtttgggtttgggtttgggtttgggtttgggtttgggtttgggtttgggtttgggtttgggtttgggtttgggtttgggtttgggtttgggtttgggtttgggttttggatttggtttgtttttgaatgtaattgaattgatttttggaTATTTATTCCATTTAACAGTACATTTTTACTGTCTGGCTATACTGTTATGAGATTTTAACACTTATTagaaaactacacagaaaaaaataatataaatttggaagctttaattttggaaggttgaatattacatcttttatgatgtaattttacctcaatttagactgaaaaagtgacattacaccagaaaagtggtaaaattacacatttccagaggtaaaattacaccttttttctgacataaaagatgtgttttttttctgtgtatatatcTATACAAGGtggttcaacatttttttattttgattaaaaaaagccAATCAATATCTATTTGACATTTCCGATAATTTTGGATAAAATGTCATGGTTTGTAGCCATTTAATTATAAGTTACTCCTTTTTGGACaatatttcttcaattcttcCACCGTGTGACCTGACCAGATTTCACCGCAATTTCGCGCCCAGTTTGCTCCACATACTGCTACCTCTTACCCACAGACACACTACTCCGACCAAAATACTTATGTCAAAACTATATCATAATTACTTTATGATTTCTAACATATTTCTCTTGTCAGCGGTGATTGATTACCGAATGGGCGCGTGAGCTCGAAAACTGGATATTATTGTTCAGTGCAGGTTATATTCGCGCTCAAtcttttcagtttttattttcatctatctctatcctttttttttcaaaagagatCCAACGATTGAAAGACATTGAAAGACCTCaaccagacaaaaaaaaagaacacgaGGAAGAGAACTCGATGATAATGGATCTTATCGTAATTAATCTGTGGTCGGTGGCACAACAACCCGGGTTGGAGCGCTATTCGGGCGAGGCCAAATGGAACGTACGACGACGTTTATGCACTTCATCCAAACCGGAGTGTGCCCCAAAAAGTCAGGTGGAAACGGGCACCACTCCTTTCAGGTTCAGATCTCGGTTTGGGGTATGGTAGCAGAATCGAactaaacacagaaaaaaataacatagatATGGGGTTAAAGAAAGTCGCTAAGGTCGCTGGCAAGGTTTAGTCAGAGATAAATGAAACgggaataataataaaattttgaaaatatattgaaaacaaattattttcaaagagaGCATGGTAACGTTAATAAGGAATGCCAAAAAACAAGAATTATAGCTGAAGTCTGGAAGACCATAGAAGTGTCTCTTTGCCTGTGACATTCCCCTTCGAACCGTATAAGTTGAATCAAATTTCGACCGATGTCCAAATTGTGGTAAAACAATCGCTTATGGCTACCGTCACAGACTCCGGCGGACGAAATCTCTACTCACCATTCAGTGAGGCAACAACGCGTCGACCAATGGCATGATTACAGCGCCCAGATATGACGGAACCATTTATATGGCATTCGCTCCGATTGATATCTGTATTCGTTTTGTTTGCCCCGTCCCGGAGCCTGATTGAATGGACGCGGTTTCGGATTTCGGAATGATTTATTAATTGGTTCCGCGATGATAGAGTGAAACGAGGTGtgtttgttagttttttttttaaatcaagcgtTCATTTCGGAATTGGCGAAAATGGTTAAACGTTATCACTATTGTAGTTGTACCGCTATAAATTTCTACTGGACACGCGCGCGGGTGTGTCCCCACTAAATTGACCTGGAAAGCATTCTACGGGGTTTGCTTGTCTGCGCATAAGTTTTGGAGGGTCGAGCCGTATAAATGTTACAATGTAAATATATATAATGTGTATATATTGTCAGGACGAAAAAACGGGGATTAGTTAGTAAGTTGTAAGGATTTACTACTGCACGTCATCTTCTTCCTCCTCAGTCCACAAAAGTATGGGTCACACACAACGGAAGGACACTCCAGGAATAACTGCTTCTCATTCGGCCGTAAACTTTGACACACAATCTCGTGGAGGATCTCCACGGTTCGGACGGTGAACGGACTCCTAGACGACGTCTATGTAGTACTGCGGTTCCTGCTGTTCTCTTCGTATTTTTCGAACTGCTCCCGCCACGACCAGAGCTTCCAGGGTGAAGATTACTGCAGGAAAAACAATCATCCCAATTACAAACATTCAACTAGTCAAATATTGAGGTGACTCACAGGTGAACATGATGACCAGTTTCATCTCGGCGACGGTTTTCTCCATATTGGACTCGTCGTACTCGGTCGCGGACAGGACCGCTCGGCGAACCACGGCCGAAGCCTTCAGGGTGATCGTGCAGGTCTGGTAGATTTGGAGCAGCTTTTCCATGCGCTAGAAAATAgttgtaaataaatttattttttattgttttgcatGACACTACTTTGGTTTGTCAAAACTGTCTCTGTTAAGGTTTCGAAAATAATTCctaataattttagcttaataaTTTAATGCCAAATTTCTCACATTTTACCTAAGATAActttcttaagagcgagtttttcaccgatgtgaaacaggtcgtatcgaggtgctccgatttggatgaa
Coding sequences:
- the LOC120414852 gene encoding uncharacterized protein LOC120414852; the protein is MRCAVCNYYTWSYFIAFGEIFVSFKVASALLACARISELDRDIGCYDVEPIFVLLVLYNFLSLMLIIGVAKRMEKLLQIYQTCTITLKASAVVRRAVLSATEYDESNMEKTVAEMKLVIMFTLIFTLEALVVAGAVRKIRREQQEPQYYIDVV